In Vespa crabro chromosome 7, iyVesCrab1.2, whole genome shotgun sequence, a single window of DNA contains:
- the LOC124425720 gene encoding GPI mannosyltransferase 1, producing MNLSLFKKHCIIAFLLRIILVMYANFHDNYFNVPYTDIDYKVFTDAARHITEGDTPFKRHTYRYTPLLAFLLIPNIYIYKDFGKIFFSLIDIVVAIFIRRILTRQRWNDKIVNINVLLWLYNPLTIIISTRGNADTLAVVSVILTLDFLQRDQFLLAGLIHGFSIHFRLYPIIFSLAMFLSIKKYNRFIPNLNQFKFVSGCAFSLLSLTGFNYKLYGYQFLYESFLYHLTRTDVKHNFSVYFYMSYLSSGIESNTLKKILTLLPQIMLLLSLSYKYSDKSDLPFALFTQAMVIVMYNSVMTSQYFFWFLSLLPLCLPNIQMTNSRSITLISAWILSQGIWLFFAYLLEFQGINTFSFIWISGLLFFTTNVKILMDLIRCYKVS from the coding sequence ATGAATTTGTCATTGTTTAAAAAGCATTGCATAATTGCTTTTCTTCTGAGAATAATATTAGTGATGTATGCAAACTttcatgataattattttaatgtgcCGTATACGGATATTGATTACAAAGTATTCACAGATGCTGCAAGGCACATAACAGAAGGTGATACGCCATTTAAACGTCACACTTATCGTTATACACCACTCTTAGCTTTTCTTTTGAttccaaatatttatatatataaagactttggtaaaattttcttctctctaatAGACATCGTAGTGgcaatatttataagaagaatactTACGCGACAAAGATGGAATGATAAGatagtaaatattaatgtacTTCTTTGGTTATATAATCCacttacaataattatttctactaGAGGCAATGCAGATACTTTAGCAGTAGTATCAGTTATTTTAACGTTAGATTTTCTACAAAGAGATCAATTTCTTTTGGCCGGATTAATTCATGGCTTTTCTATACATTTCAGATTATATCCAATAATATTTAGCCTTGCTATGTTTCTAtctattaagaaatataatcgttttataccaaatttaaatcaatttaaatttgtCAGTGGATGCgcattttctttactttcattGACTGGATTCAATTATAAACTTTATggttatcaatttttatatgaaagttTTCTCTATCATTTAACAAGAACGGATGTTAAGCACAATTTTTCAGTTTATTTCTACATGTCCTATTTGTCATCtggaatcgaatcgaatacgttaaaaaaaattttaacattattaccaCAAATAATGTTGTTGCTATCATTGTCATACAAATACTCAGATAAATCTGATCTACCGTTTGCGTTATTCACTCAGGCTATGGTAATTGTAATGTACAATTCAGTAATGACGtctcaatatttcttttggtttttatCACTTTTACCACTTTGTTTACCAAACATACAAATGACCAATTCTAGATCCATAACTTTAATTTCTGCTTGGATCTTGAGTCAAGGTATATGGCTATTTTTTGCTTATTTGTTAGAATTTCAAGGGATCAATACGTTTTCATTTATATGGATTTCAggacttttgttttttactacTAACGTTAAAATTTTGATGGATCTTATTCGTTGTTACAAAGTATCATAA